In Ciconia boyciana chromosome 5, ASM3463844v1, whole genome shotgun sequence, the DNA window ttgaagtaTATGTTAGTCCTGAATTCTGTTGACATGCTTTAATTGAAAAAGTAGCATGTTGCTTTCTTACCTGTCTTCTTGCTAGCTGGTGTTGCAGACATGCAACTTCTGCCTGAAGCTCTTGTATTTTACTCTGTGCTCGTTCTCTGTCTGATCTCTCAGATGTGAAATCATCTTTATAAACTAGGACctgaaaaagaattattacgttaatattttataaattagaGCACTGGCAGGTTAGATTAAAAAGTTGAGGCTGTGATTCCTTTGTTTGTAAATACTTATTCCCAGAATCTCAATATCATCTTCTCTATCATATCTGTACTTTAAaggtatttgtatttctttttcagaccttttaatattttgtattaaagcCAGCAGAACTGCATGCGATTCTTTAAGTAGTGAGTCTCCTTTAAATCTGTGTTGTTAAGCCAAATGTGGCAGGACAAGTGGCAAAtgtcaaaagaaataatttcacttttccCCCTTGGACTTCAGTGGTCTGGGGAGAAACTAAGAATTCCCACCtctaggaaaaagaaacttaatGACCTGTTGCTCCAGCATTTGTATACGCTCAGTATCTCCTTCACTAGCCTTCTTCACGTCCTCTAATTCTCTCTTGGTTTTTatgcattcattcattttttcttccagtagcTTGTTTAACCGGCATATCTCCTTGTGCATCAGGTCAGAATTCGTTTGTGCTGAAGTTACACCGTGCTGCTGCTCCAGTTGTGACTTCATCTCTTTTAGCTGCAAGTGGAGTCGCTTCACATACTCATCCCTACTCGCATCgtatttttgccattttgcaTTTAAGTCTTCCACCTGAAAGATTACCCAGGAGAGTCATGAAGACACAAACGTGAACACACAAACTTCCAAGCTTTCATAGACAGGCTGTCTATATGTGCAGGACCAAAATTCTCTAAAAGATAAATATAATATCCTGACTCAACCACCGAGTGTGGATAAGCCACTTTACAGGAGATCAGAAGATTATCATGCTATAAGCCAGGTTCTTCACAGGCAGCCTTCCCCATTCATCAGTCCATAGGGACAGTATTAAGTAATACGGAATGGGAGGGGTTGGCAGTCACCCTGGGCCTAGTGCAGTTCTCCTGGGGTGGAATACTGATGCATCGAAGGAACAcgaaaacagttttcttctgcaatgtatttttaacaacaaacccccaatacattaaaaagaatgCAGTAAGTTGTTCTTAGCTAAGGGAACAAAGACTCTGTGCCATGTTGAAAGGACCAAGAAAAATTCTGGACTCGCGTTAAACTGCCATTTAATTAGATTAACCAGGCCTTACCTACTCCAAATTTACTGTAATTCAAAATACTCAATCAAATCTTAATGTTGTACAGAATGAAAGTACTCACGTGagctactttttgttttaacatcCTGTTTTCATCTTGTAGGTTGCAGATAAGAGATTGAAGTGAAGTTTCATTGtctaaaagctgtaattttcatATAAAGGAAGTGTTACTTTAACATAAAAATCCCAAATGCTACTTAGCTATGCTGTTAAACTGCAAGTAATCTTTTCTTAAATTCCTCTAAAACTATTTGCTATCAGTGAAACAAATACATACATCTAGGTCTGCTTATTTCTATATAGTATATTTCTAAATACTCATAGCATAGCCTATggcttttattattaataagCAGAGCAAAAATGTACTTGGGTTTTTACCAGCTTGgtattgcttttaaatagaTCTGTATGGTGTCATAAAAACATATCTGTCTTACCAAATTCTGAGCCTATTAAAGGtaacaagaaaaataccacaCATTTTACATGCATGAGGGTCTACACTGATGACAACAGAGCTTAACAGTTTACACAAACTCCTTGGAAACTACTTGTTTGGAGTGGGGGAACACATGACAAAGACACAGATATGCCTTCATCTTGCTTTGTTATTACTGTCAATTTTGGCCagtactaggaagaaaatactgaggggaaaaaaaccctgcttgCTAAATAATTGACTAAAATGATACCCCTTTTTTACAGTTGTGAcatctgcttaaaaaaaccccggTGTACATGAGTAATATAGAACGCTTTTGTACAAAATTCCCTAGAATCAGCTAGTAATTGCATCTGAAATTTCTCTTCTTCAACAGGGAAGTCCCCACTGTACAAGGTTAGCTACTTATTACATATATCAAAGTCAATCAAGTTTCCTGTCTATCAATTATACGTAAAATATGATAATACTAAATGCTTCAAGTCCcttaaaaagtccttttttcttATATCTAGTCAACCTCTATTTCTTACAGGTAACTTTAATaagttttctttggaaatggtCCCGGGATATTTTACAAAGTAGAAGTGAGCAATGTATAGAGTTTATCATAAAAGCATAGATGAGTGGTCATGTGAAACACAGCATTGCCACGTAGCAGTAAGGGCGTAAGACAGAATCATTCTTTTTTGTGAGAATTGGCTGTAGCATCCTACTCAATACTCTGATCTGTTATTGGAGGCAGCACCTCTAATGTTATTTCCTTATGGTATTGCCATGAATTACCCAACGACTGTGAACCGTCATGATTTCTGGAACAACTGGACAACATGATCTACCTTTACCCTACGCTGAAAAGCTTCAGCTAAGGTGATGATGTGGCAAAGACACATAGCCGTTAGCAAAGTACACCAAAATCCAGGTGTTTCTTTGTGCCCCTCAGTGGCATTTCTGCCACCTTCCTATCATGAAGCAATTTTTCTAAACATCCCTGCTGGACAGAAACATTGCCTTGCactggggggtcagggggggaccccgggggggggggaagtggaCACCTTGACTCATTCTTCCCTAAGCAACTTTCTGTAGGTCTGTACTACCTGTGCAAAGCCAAATCCTGATCTGAGAAGACCACGTGCTATAGAGTTCTTAATAGAAATACTACTTTAAAATATCTCTACTTTGTTTAGTGATTTAGATGCTTAAACAAGCAATCAGGAGATACCACCTTCAAAAGCACAGCACCATCTAGTGATGCACAGAAGCATGCTGCGGTATAAAGAAGGTCCTGTCTCCTGTATATGCAGGGAAGAATTGTAATCATGGAAttgctgaggttggaagggacctctcaAGATGCTCTcctccccagaaaaaaaactcTGATGATGAGATAAGCAAGATGGCCAAAAGTCAAGTGATTGACAACTGCTTCCATCCTAAATTTTTGGTACTCAGAATGATTTAGAGCTTTTCACGGTAGTCTTTTCACCCtacatgaaattatttaaaggGATGTTTCTCACCACTCCCCAGTTAAAACTATCATATTGTAATTATCACCTCAGAAGCTAATATGACTTCAAAAAAAACGCAGTAGCAGTAAGAATACCTGATTAGATCTTTCAGTAGGTATCTGGTCATCCGAattccccttctcttttctttgcttctcttctagACATTTTGCCAGATGTTGACACATTTCTGCTGTGGACGCTAATTTGCGTTGAAGTTGGTGAGTTTCATCAGTGAGTGAACGGCACAAAACATCACTGGTGGCCtgagctttctctctctctgccaaGCTCTTCTGAAGTCGTAagatttctctctccttttcataTGGAGGCTGATTTATCATCTGCTGTAtctctccatttttctcctctagtTGCTGATTCAACTTCTGTACTTCCTAAACATAAGAGGGAGGGGaagttatttaaaagcaaagtgaactcgaaagccaaaatatttctaagacTGAATTCCATATTGCAGTAATTCCATATTGCTCCTATACTCACTGGAAAGtacttaaaaagtaaaataaatccaaTTCATTTCTATATAATCACTCTACCTTGGAACTGAGAGATCAGTCAATCAAAATCAAGAACTGCTTGGACATCTATACAAGTACTTCCTAGTCAGTAGAATGAAGAAATCAGAAACAACAAGCAAAAATTCAGGAAgattctatgaaaatatatatagcaGCAACCAACTAAAGATGGAACTTAGAAGAAACAAAgtagtttaaaagaaatagctATGGAGACTGAGAAATGCCTACTGGTCCTGCATTCTAAATTACCAGATAGTAGagattttcctcaaaaaaaattgaactgaaAAGTCATCTTATCAAAAAACAGCAAAGCGTATTCATTGCCTGGCACTGTCACAAGGACAAAGCAGAGGGAGCATACACAGCAACTTTCCCACCTAGGAAAGGATGAGTGGTACggacaagcaaacagaaaatgacatCCATGTGGCAGCAATGAGACTATTTTGACCATAGCTGACCCTCCAAGGTATGTGAGGGGGTCTGACATACTCTTCGGAAACAATTGTGTATCTTGTTGCCGCAAGTTCTTGTTGAATTGGAAGCTCTGAGGGATCATCCACACTGCATTAAGTTAACCTCTCTGCAGGTGTTTTGAGAAGGAAGAAGTTTGCTTGCTGACTGGGGTACAACCACTCTGTAGTACCATGCGTTTAAAGTACACCAGTCCTGACTTTGTCAAAAACAGCTTGTGCTTGATATCCTCAAAAAGTAGCCGATGCTGGTAACAGAaacctctgcagcactgctcctCCAGAATCAATGATGCCCTGGATGCCAGTGTAGGCCATGAGACAGGTACAAGCTTGACTCTACCCTTCCAGTTCTTCAGGAGTGCTAGTGGAGCTGTAGATAACAGGGAGCACTCTTTGCCACCATGTAGGCCTCTGACTtcacaaaatgtctttttgttgttgttgttattatttttagtgaccatgatttcagtgtttctgattgggcataaaatatttatttctaaaaaaataaaattaatatctaACTTACAGAAATAGCACTTGTTATTAGTGATGTTTAAATTCTTTAGCATCATGCTAAATACTACATTTCCCCTTTGCTATAAAGACATTCAGCATCAGACatcaaaatatattcagaaaccACAGGTTTGTTATCTGTCTGCAAAGTGTCAGTATGATCATCTCTTATTACAAATTTCCAAACTTGGacttatttaaatgtattttaggTGAGTGTCAtacatggaaaatgttttgtataaGCATTAGGTCAAAAGATTACTTATGacaaaaatacttgtttcaaTTTTAAGTACTGCTTCTCAGTTTGGAAATTCCTTTATGCAGCTTCATAtagaaagaaatgctttaaaactcTTTAAGTATTTCAGACTGAACATGGGAAAGTCTTAATGACAGTAACAAAAATACCACTTTTGGCAGATGGGAAGGGATGCAGTTTTGAGACTCTTTTTTCTGTCGTAAAAGATACCGAGTTCCCTAATCTCCTCCCAATCCACGCTTGCCAGTTATTTCTCCAGGTATTAACGTGCTGCCTTAACATCAAtacaaaaatccatttttaagtgcactttaaaaaaaccaaaacactaatAGAAAAAGTGGTGGCATCAGTTGTTTGTCTTCCAGAACAAAACTGTTGTACCTGATAAAGAGGAGGGTCTTCACTAAGTAACACAGAACTTCCAAATTTAGGGgtttttactatttttccttctccttgtgAAAATAGTTGTATGAAGATTTATAATGCCACGCTAAGTTTTCGTTTTAGGATTTCACGGGTTACCTTCTTGAACTTAATGCAGTGGGAACTACTGTTGGATACAGATGGCCGAGTTGCTTTGAGCACAGTCCAACTCTGGGCAGACAGCGATAGAGCAAGTCCTGTCAAACGCACCAGCATTGCATTGCGGGGGTCAAAACATTTGCTCTCTTGTCCGGGCTCTGCCACCACCACTCTGCTTGCTGTGCCACCCCGGGCAAGTCACTTAAATCACGTTGTCAGCGCTGGTGCCTGCGCAACCCGATCTGTCTCCATAAACGCGAGTGAGCAGCCTGAACGCAAAACGTCTGCATCCTCCGTTCGAGACAACCACTGCTGGACTTACTAAGCTtaaattactcatttttctAGAGAGGAGCGTGGACACACAGCTCCCGAGGTGAGCACTGCTGCCACTCCTCGGGCACACTCGCACCCTTTCGCCCAGGGAGGCGAGGCGCTGCCTGCCAGCGCTATCTCGAGGGCATTCGCGGTTTTACCTGGCTCAGGGCTTCCACTCTTCGCGCCGAGAGTCGCTCGCTGTCCCTGAGCTGCTCCCTGGCCTGGCCCAGCTGCTCTAGCAGGCTCTCCACCAGCGAGCGGgccggctccgcgcccgccgcccccgcctcgccgcccgccgccggctgcTGCTGGGCCAGGCTGCTCCGCAGCTCCCGGATCGTCGCCTCCTtggcagccagctgcagctggaggtgcTTCAGTTGCTGAGCGGACTCGTGGTACAAGGTGCAGAGCGCGTTGTACCGAGGCACTTTATTCTTCAAACTCCTGTTTTCCCGGTGCAGCTTCTCCAGCGTCTCCTCCACCTGTTTGAAGCGGGCCACCAAGGGGTCTGTACTGCTACCCTCGCTTACCGAGCACATAGCTGGGGAAGGTGAGCCGCGGTCACGCTGCtgccccttctctttcttctccaggGCGAGCAGTAATCCGGCCAGGTGCATATAAACCCGAAGaggagccaggcagggctggggctgctgctcttgttgttgctgctgctctgttctTCCGCCTTCCCGGTCGGGGGAGGAGGATTGCCGTTCTCCTTTAAGGGCTCGCAGGACCCGCCTGCTGCCTGCCGTCTTATTGCCGCTCTTCTCCGGCGCAACCTGGGCCGGGCCGCGCTCCGCCTCTGCGGAGGGGGAACCCCGCCGCGGGGGAGGGCAGCGCTTTCCCCCGCTGCTAGCGCGGGAGCCGGCCCCGGGGGCAAGGCTGGTAGGGGAACCCCGGCGTGgagtgaagaggagaaaaggcagcCGGGAGCTGCGCGGAGGGGGAAACGGGAGCGGGCTGAACTGTGGGGGAGAGaggggcccggggcgggcgggaggctGCTGAGGGGACGGGCGAAGTCCGGGCTGAGCGAGGGGCCGCGGAGGGGAGGTGGCTGAGGTGAACGAGGCGGGAGACTGCTGAAGGAGGGGCCGCTTAGAGGGTAGCTGGGTCCGGGGAGGACGAGGGGCTGCTGAGGGGGCTCCAGGCCGAACGAGGGGGGCCGACGACcggtggggggaggagggggtcaCGGTGAAGGTGGGACCGCCGAGAGGCCGCTGAGAGCGAGAAGGGGGAACGAGGGTCCTCGGGGGACGGGGCTGGCCCCCCCGTTGCGAAAGCCCCCTAGTGCGGCGTCCCAGCAGGCGCCGCTGCGGGAATTTCCCGGCTCGGAGGGGGACTTCCCCTCCCGGCGGCGacccccgcggccgggccgctCGCCCCGCTCCGCCTCCCGGAGAGCTCCCGGAGGTGTCCGGGCCGGCGCATGCGCCGCGGGCCACGGCTGGCGGGGGCGGGCTCctgcccgcggccgggccgccgccTCCCGACCGTCAGCTCGGGGCGGCGGGTCTCGCCTTGGCTTTGCCAGTGCGAGCAGTGGAGAAATGCCCGGAAAATCCTACATAGTGTGTCGGATCTGCATCGGTAGCGACGGGAAGGCTTTGGACCCAGGCGAAGCGGCACATCTCTCCTCAAAGGCTCAACACCTTTGCAGATTTTGAGGAAAAGCTTGCTTAGGAGAAATCTTGAAGAGACGAAAATCTTCCAGTCATCAAAAATCACTTCATCAGCTAGTGTTTGTACCCTCACAATTGCACATGGAGATGAGCAGAGTTGGTGAGAGTAAAACCAGCTGCCTGACACTGAACAAACAGCGCCTGTCGGCCATCCCTGTGGTGGATAACTTTTATTAGCATCATAGCAATAGAACCTGTTGACCAAGGATATAGCTATTTGAGAGCTTACGCTGGTGTAGTATTTCTTATAGAAGGAGGGGACTATGGTAAGCTGGACTGATGTAAAGTAttctttggtttggtttagttATGTCCATGTTATCACACCAGTAGAACAGCTTGGGAGGAAAAAGCCTTAAACcagtacaaaaataaatcctgggttacatttgattattatttgtaataatgTTTATTGTGtctatatgtatgcatgtgtagAATAATATATACAACATGGAGCTCTATATGTGCACACAGCTTTATTGCACTAGGTTCAGCGCAATCATAGAAGATGTTTCTGTACCAAAAAGCACATCTGTCCAACTATAAAGCAAGTGAAAATCACCGCATGCAAGTGGTAGAGAGGGCAAAAAGATAAGACTTTAGTCGGTGTGATAGAGAGCAGCCCCCTGTGTTAGCACCTTAGCTGCTTGTAGGTGTCAGGGTAAAAAGACACAGCAATGAAGAATTTGTGTGGAAGAATTTACAAGAATCGGAGCATGATGAAAGGAGAAGATACTGAACTCAAAGTTGCGTCGCTCAGTTCCACTGGTGATGGATCGGAAGCCTCGTGATACTGGTGTGTATGAGATGCAAGATATAACATTTCAGCCTTTCATGAAGACAATGGGTgtaagttgaaacaagagaggttGCTATCAAATATAAGGAAAACTATTTCCCTGTAAGGATAATCAAACATTGGAAgtgctttgagcaggagtttggcttagagacctcctgaggtccctccCAATATGAATTATCCTATGACTCAATTCAGCTTTTTCAAGAAAAGGGTAAAACACTTGCCTAAGGTACAGGTCTGCGGTGTATTTGCTATTTCATCTTACAAGTAGTGTAAATAACCCATGATTAAGGACAGTGAAAAATCTGTGTGGAAGTTGAGGGAATAcaatttttggctttttatgTGTACAGAGTTATATCCTACAACCTTAAGATACTGTTTTTGCTGTGAAGAAAGTGAAGTTCctgctttaaaatacttgtgCTTTATAGTTTTCATATACATTAGtaggaaagtgaaaaaaatacatagacttaattttatattttcagccTCATCATTCTACAGTCAGAGCTAAGTGAAAAATTTGGAGCAAGATTGCTTTTGCTGACTGTCACAGTATTTTGTAGAAATGTATGATGAAACCCTAGTAATGGAgaaatctgtttggttttgtgccaGTTCAAATAGCAAAATTGCAAGAAAACTCAGAAATCCCAAGTGTCTGCAGACGGGGCAGTGATGTCCTTAGACCATACATCAGGGAATTTAGTTTGCTATCAAGCAGAATATTTATAATACGGTTATATTTGTAGTATTGTAtcagtatattaaaataaagcattgcGTCTGATTACTGAAAACTTGGTATTAATAGTGCTTTGGATAAAGCCAGCACTCCCCCGAGGAAAACACCACTGACTTAAGGGAAATTTGACCTGCGTAAGTCTTGAGTAAGAAACTGATCCCATATGTTCTCGGGAATGCCCTTAGATGACTGTTTCCTTTTGTCGATTCTGAAATACAGAGGAATTCCTGGGAATTCAGTAAGAGAAGCTGGTGCCAGAGAATGAGTCACATCTTAAGACGTGTTTCTTAGTGTACCTGGCTTTTCCTGGATTGCCTCTCGTGTGCTGTTCATTAGCTCATGAAGCATCTGGTCTGTGGAGTGGCACGTTTGTCCTTTTTTGATTCTAGACAATCAAATTAAGGCTTATTAAGTACAGTAATTCTGATCAGCAAATAATTGCATGAACAACAGGTATGCTCTGCACTACTTTATATAAggaaaaaacttcattttccatACCTTACCGGTCTCAACTTGAAATACAAGTTGAAGTTCACTTTAACTCTTTCTCAGTATAGGATGTAACAGGATATTAAAGCCATGTGAGAAAAATTTAACCTCAAATTAGATTTTGTTAAAGATATCTTAAAGTTATGTTGCATAAGTAATTCTATGCACATCACAACTGTTATAACGCGTGAGAAGTGTCATACAGTGTATGAACGAAAGTGATTAGATACTACTTAGAAACACAAAGGAGATGAAGCAAATCTTAGGAAaccaggaagaaggaaaggtgaaCAGTATAGTTAGATCAGATTAAGTGTGCATAGATGTagatatatttcaaaattaattttaaaaaatgacttaTTTGTAGAGTTGGTAGGAGTAATTCCTCTGAACATAGTAGTTATATCTCTGTAACATTAGTGCAGATAATATAAGATTGAGTCTCTATATTTAAAAGTGTAATTCTGTGTGGACAAGATATAAAACATATTTGGGGGGGTTCTGTCATTTTCCGAATAGTGACGTATGCGCAATTTGcaagaaactgtattttttacttaTGAACCTCTGACATTGTTCAGCCaatcaaactgtatttttcctcattgtCTTAAGTCACTGCTAATTGTCCTGGAGGGTAAGTCGTGACCTAATGACACTTACGAAATGTTCCGTTGCCTTGAGCTGAGTTACCTAAGCAGAACTGATTAGAAATTAGTAAGTGATCCTCTTTGCTGCTGtaggctgaaaaaaatcaatagcagCTCACACTTCCTTTGCTGTTGACTGTGCAGTGCAAAAGGGAATAAAAACCAGTAACGGTTTATTTTCCCCAATTAAATCATCTGATACACTCACTGCTAGAAAAGATGCCCGCTTTAGAGCTCTGCGTGCATCTGAGAAGCTGATTTTCATGCTGATCAAATAGACTGTTTATGCTTCTGTGACTCATAGATTAACAATAATTATAAGCTGCAGCCATGTTTACATTTCTTACATGGGAAGGGGTAAACATCCTTTATGTACATTACTATACTGGATATTCTGATAATTTAATGTTCTACGTATTTTACAGTTGGAATGTCAAACTCCTTAAGAGGCTAGCTCAAGGGCATTCAGGATTCCTGAAACTGGGTGAACTCATTGCTATGGCAAATGTATGTAGCCGTCTCTCTGCACTGAGGTTCTGATTTGGATCACGACACTCTTCTTTCagtcttgttttctgttcatacacataaaaatattcagtgtagTTAGGAGAAATAGAatggtttttatttctaatgtaaGCTTTTTCCCCATATGGTTTTTTGCACGGTTTGAAGTTTGGAGGATGTCAAAACCGAAAGTGTTTTGATGCTTAGGGCAGAGTCCCAGGATCTGTGTTCTAAATCACAGTAACCAGAATGAAGAGCCACGGTCAGATCCAAAGCAGTCCTCTTGCTTTTCCCTAAGAAgtgtttctttcacatttatttGGACTAAGATGGTTCAGTCTCATCTTTATAGGTGTTGGTAGATAAGCAGAATATGCACTTGTATATCTCTCACAAGTCTTTTGATCAGTTCAGGTCTGTACCTAGGTAATAGGCTTCTCTTATGCCTTGTTACTCTTTAATGCTTTAGATCTTTGCTACAATTCACCTTTCTGTGTAGGCTTACTGGTCCTGTATTGGATATTTCCCCCCCCAAGTGTTTAGCTATTGCAGGCCCTGCTTTAGTTTCTTCcagatatttttactttttgcagtttctcttttgtttgcCCATGGTGCAATAGTAGCAGTTCACTGGATCTGTCCTCGCAAActggaatttatttctgttgctgatGCTGTCTCTTGATCCGAGACATTCAAGCAGTATGCTTGGTCCTTTAGGAAACTCTATCAAGATGTAATTGATTTTTGAGATGCAGTTGTATTTATAGGAATGTAAAAAGTTCTTTGTTTGTTGAACACAAGTTATCAACAACTGGAGACAGTTTTCATATTCACAGGCTTAGATCACTGCAGCTATCACTCCTACTTACAAGCAAGTTACTTCTTTGAGCTTGTAGTTTTATAAACTTTTATAAACTACAAGCTGCTTAGGGGTTTTCCCATGTCTATTTATTCCTGGTGGGCAGTGCAGGATACCCTGGCTTGTATTTGCCGTAGGACATTTTTTCCTAGAAACTGATGCTTTGAAATACTCTATAGACAAACCTTTTCTTTGGGTTGCAGGAGACACTTCCCAACTCTGACATTCTGATGCATATTACAGATTCTTTGGGGATTCTATATGTACTGATTGAATTTTCTGCATTGATGAATATAGAGTGCTGTGAGTTTTCTGGCTTCTGTTATGCACCTTTCCTCAAACACCAGGCAGTtaaaactgggggaaaaaaaggcagctaaaTTGGcggaaagaaaataaaattattaagtaTGACTAAATGCCAGGCGTTCATTTGTAAGACTGGAAACAAAAGGTTGCACGTGAGAACCTAATTTTTTGTGGATTTGTTTTATACACTACTATTGTGTAATGAAGCTTCCTAATGCAGGCTCCGTGGTGTCTCTGATCCAGACCATTCATTCTAACTAGAACAAAGTCAGTTTACACATTTCTGATCTTTAGCTTTTCCGACCTAGAGAGCAAACAAACCTCTAGAGTTTGATTagagaaatgtttaaatgttttattttaaatatttgctttaaaagggTGATTGGGAAAGGCGATTTCTTAAGACTATTGGGATCCTCAAAAGAAATCGTAGTTGAGTAG includes these proteins:
- the TNIP2 gene encoding TNFAIP3-interacting protein 2 isoform X1 codes for the protein MHLAGLLLALEKKEKGQQRDRGSPSPAMCSVSEGSSTDPLVARFKQVEETLEKLHRENRSLKNKVPRYNALCTLYHESAQQLKHLQLQLAAKEATIRELRSSLAQQQPAAGGEAGAAGAEPARSLVESLLEQLGQAREQLRDSERLSARRVEALSQEVQKLNQQLEEKNGEIQQMINQPPYEKEREILRLQKSLAEREKAQATSDVLCRSLTDETHQLQRKLASTAEMCQHLAKCLEEKQRKEKGNSDDQIPTERSNQLLDNETSLQSLICNLQDENRMLKQKVAHVEDLNAKWQKYDASRDEYVKRLHLQLKEMKSQLEQQHGVTSAQTNSDLMHKEICRLNKLLEEKMNECIKTKRELEDVKKASEGDTERIQMLEQQVLVYKDDFTSERSDRERAQSKIQELQAEVACLQHQLARRQDSRDTSSHFRVHIGNQNHMYVQTNVEHLRGNSPGQTGMRRTSSQSEQASPPVDNGNLGSEGRAQGELRCPHCMRFFSDELSDEFLKHVAECCQ
- the TNIP2 gene encoding TNFAIP3-interacting protein 2 isoform X2; this translates as MHLAGLLLALEKKEKGQQRDRGSPSPAMCSEVQKLNQQLEEKNGEIQQMINQPPYEKEREILRLQKSLAEREKAQATSDVLCRSLTDETHQLQRKLASTAEMCQHLAKCLEEKQRKEKGNSDDQIPTERSNQLLDNETSLQSLICNLQDENRMLKQKVAHVEDLNAKWQKYDASRDEYVKRLHLQLKEMKSQLEQQHGVTSAQTNSDLMHKEICRLNKLLEEKMNECIKTKRELEDVKKASEGDTERIQMLEQQVLVYKDDFTSERSDRERAQSKIQELQAEVACLQHQLARRQDSRDTSSHFRVHIGNQNHMYVQTNVEHLRGNSPGQTGMRRTSSQSEQASPPVDNGNLGSEGRAQGELRCPHCMRFFSDELSDEFLKHVAECCQ